GGTAACTTCTAGAATGGGTTGATAATGAGGCTGATAGTAGTTCTCGCCGTAGGAAAGTAAATTGCTTTTATCCTGGCTGTATAACATGATCTTCTTTAAAAATCTATTTACTGAAATCCATCAAATGAGTTACGACAAGCAAAATTCTGGATAAAAAGTATCAAATTAAGTAGAAGAAAAGATTACATTCTTCTTTTTTTTTTGAAACCTCTGAAAAAACTGACAATCTTAAAGGTATTCGCATGAAAGAGGCGATCGGCCATTTGCTTAACCCCTCAACATTAGAACCCAATTTCGGTCTCTATTTAGGGACTCTTGGAATCGATAACTCTAGAGAATACAAAACTTCTTTCCTGTCTTCCTTGAAAAAAATAGACTCCATTTTAGTCGATTTGATTACAGGAAATTTTCTTTTAGGACTTCGAATTTTTCGAGGCCCGGGGGCCTGTAAGACTCTTCTCAATCTTTGGTTTTTTGAGTCCGGAAATTTTAGAGACTTCGAATGGGTTGGAAGTCCGGGTAAAGAATTTTTATCCAAAGGTACATTTCGAAACGGATACTGGAGTTTTACGCAAGGGAATCAACGATTCAACTTTCGTCTGGACGATACGATCCAACAAGGTTACACCCATTCTTCCATTTTTACTTCAGATCTGAATCTGCAACTTGACGCCCTCGTAAGCATCGTGGAAAAAACGAACAAACCCGTTTCTTCTTTGGGAATTTCCGGGAAGGATTGGTTATTTCGATTGATTTCTCCGGATCTTCAAGTGAGAGGCCAGCTTGCTATCGACGATAAAATTTGGAATTTGGAATCTTCGGAGAGATTAGCCTACAGCGTCACCACCGGTTTTGAAAGCATATCTTTTTTGCCCGAATCGCGCATCTACGGTTTTGGGTCGGGGAAGAATTCGTTTCGTTTGAATTACAATAAAAACTCTGGAATTCTCCTTTGGAGAAACGGAATTCCGACGTTCTTAGAAACGGCTTCTTTTAAAAAAGAATCACTGTCTTACGTTCTTCACGACTCTTCCGATCAAATCGAACTTACGGTCACTCCGGTAAGAACAACCCGCCAAATGATTTCCGGTTTTTTCGGGAAAAAAATTCCCATGGAAAGAGTGGAAGGAAAGGTTTCCGGTAAAATCCGAATCGGAAACAAAAAAGAAACAATCAAAAAAGGTTTCGCGATTTTAGAAATCTGATATGGGAAAAGCGTCCGGCTTTTTTGAATCCGTAAAAATGCAAAAAATCTTATATTGATTCGAAGAAAACTACGTTTGAAAGACTATAGAATTTCCCGAAGAATCTCAATTGAGAGCACTTTAATAAAAGCAAATACTGATTATCCATAACCTGACCCACAAATGAAGAAGGCTTTTGGAATCATAAGGATCAAAAACTGATATTTTTCAAGTGTTCCGACAAGAATGAGGCTTTTTACTTGCAAAAAGTATGATTTTCTGATAGAGAAAAATCTCCCGAACCTTTCCACCTATTTCGCGACCCGTAGAGAGCGAAATAGAGTTTATTCTCCCCCACCCAAAAATAAGGGTGGGACGTAAGTTTCACAGAAGATTTGTCGTAATTCCGACAGATTTATCTTCGGATCCGAGTACTAATAAAGGCAAATACCGATTATCCTCTGAGAGTTCTTTCTTAGATGAGATCTTTTTTTGATTTTCAGCGATCTTTGTTAGTCTGAAAATTCCATTTGCCGTAGAGGAATTTATTTATTTTCGTGTTTTATACCGATCTTTTCCGAAAAAATCTTTGAGTTTCCTATTATATAACGTAAGCATATGAATTTTTGTAGTTGCGTTCCTATATAGAGATTTATTCTCATCGCATTCTTGTTTTGTGCTCGTACATCGAGCCCAACTCCAAAACGAAAGAATACGCGATCTTATTCAAAACCTTACTTAAGAATCGGGATTTTGGGAAATCAATTTTGATTTTTTCTGCATCGATTGACTTTCGTTTAGAGAAGTACTATAATAGAAAAATTCAAAATTGAAAAAACAATAGAAAAGGAGCTCGAAAAAAATGAAAAGATGGATAATATACCTCGCGGCGATTTGCCTCATTCTCGTCTTTACCGATTGTAAAAAGAAAGACGATGATGATAAGGAGAGAATGTTTCTAGAATTGATAATAGCGGATCTTTTACATAATCCTTACGAAAAGATCACTCCTTCCGCCGGAACGATCACGGTTGCTGGAGCAAATTATTCAAATAGAGCTTATAATCCTTCCTGTTCCGGGTCGAGTGGAAATACTACGTTCTCTTTCTATAGAAAGAAGGTAAGCACATCCAATAAAAAGCTTCTCATCAATTTTATGGGAGGGGGGGCTTGTTGGAGCGGATACAATTGCTTCGGATCGAATACGACTACGTATTTCAATCAGCTCAATAGTGTTCCTGATTTGTTTGTAAAGTTTGTCTTTCAAGGTGTGATGAATGCGAATAACTCTTTGAATCCGTTCAAGGACTATGATGTGGTTTTTATTCCGTATTGTACGGGAGATCTTCACTTCGGTTCCAAGGACATGACCTATACTGACCCAAATTCAGGATCTCAAGTCGTCGTACAACATCGGGGTTACGACAATGTCCTTGCGACTTTGAAATACATTCAGTCGGAATATCCGGGAGTTCAGAACGTATTCGTTACCGGGCAAAGTGCGGGAGGTTACGGGACTTTATTAAATTATCCGATTGTTCGTGAAACGATTACGGGGTTAAATTCATCTGCAAAGGTCAACATGCTTATCGATGCGTCTAACGGAGTGATCCCAAACGGATTTTTTTCCAACCTAAGTACTCAGTGGGGAGCCGATTCGAGTCTTCCGACATGGGTAACAGGGATTGCTGCCAACTATCTCACCGTTGGTAATCCTTCCATCCAAGATTTTTTTACAAAGGTTTCCACTTACTACATAGGTTTGGGAGACAAGACCGGACAATACACGGCCGTCTTCGATGGAAACCAAAGATTCTTTTACAAGGTGATGAATATCATCAATGCGGCTCCGGCTTATTCGAATGAAAAAACAACCGATCCTTATGATTCCTCTAAAACGTATTCCGCACTGTTCGGCGATACCGACGGGAGTTCTGTTCCGGATGGCACTCTCGCGTCCACGGACGGATCAACCTGCGGTTGGACGCAACAAGCGGTTACTTCTATGAATGGAATTTCCGGTGCGGCGGCTAATTATTCGTATTATATCGCTCCAGGCGATGTGCATACGATCACCACATCGGAAGATATGTATAAATTGGGTTCTGGAGGGACTAACTTTATTACTTGGCTCACGACTCTTTCCACAGGAGTGAAGCCCGGGAATGCGAAGTGTACTACAAACGGAGGAGATTGTGTTCATTCGAATTTTACTAAGAATACGATCAATCTCGCCTTGAGTGCGGTCACTTCGGATCAATCGTATGCAAATAATAAAAACTTAGCGACTACCTGCGGGACAGTCGTAGGACTCTGAAATGAGGCCCGCACTACCTTCGGGTCGTGTGGGTTTTTAATCTTTTTAACGTGAGTTCGGCGTGATTCATTTTTCTGTAGGAATTTGAACTTTGGAATCTATTCTTAAAATGTGGGAACTAAAACAAATCGCGATTTTACGAGCAGATTCTAAAAGTAGGAACTCCTACTTTTAGAAAATTCTTTCTCATTTTCAGCCGTCGAACTCACCTTAAGATGGGCGGTTCATTGGGCGCTTGCGACTTAAAGAAAGGATATCGGAATGTCTTGAAAACGTAAGAATGCGGGAATTCCTATGAGAATTTAATAGAGTTGTTGAAAAATTAATTCTCTATCCGTTTCTGCTTCATTGAAATGGATGTTTGAAGTGATTTTGCTAATCTGAACCATGCAATTTTTCGACAACTCTAGTGGCAGAAAAGCCTGTTCGAAAACTTATCAATCATCCTAATCTGTGGGGAACTCCTGGGCGCATACGAGCTTATTGAATGATCTGAGTGTAAGGTTTTAGAATAAAAATCGTAACGGTATGTTTTTTTAACTTCCCGAAATATTTCGAATCACTCTACCGAGGATTTCAGGTTCGAGCAAAAGAGCGAATACAATTCCGCACAATGCGCCCCAAAGATGAGCGTCATGATTGATTCCGTCCGAGTGTCCGCTTTTCGAGGAAAAATACGTGTAAACTAAATACAAGACCGCGTAAATCGCTCCCGGAATCGGGATAGGTATGAACATCATGTACAGGGATAGATTCGGATAAAAAAGAATCGTGGCAAACAAAACGCCACAAACACCGCCGGATGCGCCTAACGTTGCATAAAGAGGATTTTCCAGATTCTTTCTCCAAGAGATGACGCTCGTAATTAAAATCGTTCCGAGATAAAAAAGAAGAAACTTGATGGGACCTACGGTCATTTCTAAATTTTTTCCGAAGGAATAAAACGAAATCATATTGAAGATCAAATGCATCCAATCCGCGTGAATAAAACCGGAAGTGAGAAGAGTATGATAGTTCTTATTCCTTTTCAATCGATACGGGGTGAGAATAAACTTATCGAGTTTGTTCTCGGAAGTAAAACACCAAATACTCAAACCGAAGGTGACGAGACAAATCAGTATTGTGATCAAAATAGATTCCTTTGTGTTAGTTTTCAGTCGAAGGATCGTTTATTTGGATAGATAACATCTTATCTCTTAAGATAGCGGCTCTTTCAAAGTCGAGCTCTTTTGCGGCCTTCATCATTTCTTCTCGGAGTTTATTCTTCAACTCTTCCTTGTTTGGGAACTTTTTGGAATTAAATTTTTTCTCCACGTCTTCAAGAACCAGATCTTCCGAAGTTCTTTCCTTTTCCTCTCGTTCGATAATGTCGCTGACTTCTTTTCGGATCGTAAGAGGGGTGATTCCGAATTTAAGGTTATGATCTTCCTGAATTTTTCTTCTACGTTTCGTCTCATCGATCGCTTTTGCCATTGAGTCCGTGATCTTGTCCGCGTAAAGAATCGCGGTTCCGTTTACGTTTCTCGCGGCACGACCGACCGTCTGTATTAGGGATTTATAATTTCTTAAAAAACCTTCCTTATCCGCGTCCAAAATCGCGACTAAAGAAACCTCGGGAATATCCAGACCTTCCCGTAAAAGATTGATTCCAATCAGAACGTCGTAGATACCTTTTCTCAGGTCTCGGATGATAGCAACCCGATCCAAGGTTTCTACCTCGGAATGAAGATACGCGACCTTCAGGCCGATCTCTTTGTAATAGTCCGTAAGATCTTCCGACATTTTTTTAGTCAGTGTCGTGATAAGGACGCGTTCGCCTACATCGATTCGTTTGCGGATTTCCACAAGAAGGTCTTCGATTTGATTTTTAGTGGGACGCACTTCTACGATCGGATCCAAAAGTCCGGTTGGTCGGATGATCTGCTCCACGATTTTGGAACTTTTTTTCATTTCATAATCCGCCGGAGTCGCGGAAACGTAGAGAGTTTTCGGAGTCAAAGTTTCGAACTCTTCGAAATTGAGAGGTCTATTATCAAGCGCACTTGGAAGTCTAAAACCGAAGTCGACTAATGTTTGTTTACGTGCCTTGTCTCCCGCGAACATTCCTCCGATCTGAGGAATCGTCACATGAGACTCGTCTACGATCAGAAGAAATTCTCCTTGAAAATAATCGATCAAACAAGCTGGACGTTCTCCCGCTTTTCTTCCGGTGAGATGTCTGGAATAATTTTCGATCCCGTTGCAATATCCCATCTCCTGAAGCATTTCCATATCGTAATTCGTGCGGGATATAATTCTTTCCGCCTCCAAAAGTTTGTCGTTTTTTCTAAAAAAAAGGGCTTGAGCTTCCAATTCCGCCTTGATGTTTTCAATCGCCTCCTTCACTTTCGGACCGGAAGTGATAAAGTGTTTTGCGGGATAAATATAAGTTTTTTCTAATTTAAAAATCGTTTGTGCGGTTATCGGATTGATTCTGCTGATCGAATCGATCTCGTCTCCGAAAAATTCGATTCGGATTCCGTCTGTGTGATACGCGGGATAAATTTCGATCGAATCTCCGCGAACTCTGAAGTTCCCTCTGGAAAAGTCTATGTCGTTTCTATTGTATTGAATATGTAACAGTTTGCGGATCACCGCGTCTCTTTCTATCGTATCTCCCACTTTTAAAGTGACTACTGAATTCGTATATTCTTCCGGAGAGCCTAAGCCGTAGATACAGGAAACCGAACTGACAATGACGACGTCCTCTCTTTCCAAAAGGGAAGACGTGGCCCTGAGTCTGAGTTTGTCGATCTCTTCGTTGATGGAACTATCTTTTTCGATAAACGTATCCGAAGAAGGAACATACGCTTCCGGCTGATAATAATCATAATAGGAAACGAAATATTCCACCGCATTCTCGGGAAAAAATTCCTTAAACTCCCGAAAAAGTTGGGCCGCCAAGGTTTTGTTATGCGACAAAACTAGGGTTGGAAGTCCGAGATTTTGAATCACCTGGGCCATCGTGAAAGTTTTACCGGAGCCGGTTACTCCGACCAACGTCACTTTTTCTGCACCTTTTTGAAAGGAAGTCGCGATATTTTCGATCGCTTTAATTTGATCTCCGGCAGGTTCGTATGCGGAATGGATTTTAAAAATGGAAGCCATAAGGACTAGGACAGTTTTTTCTTGGCGTTGAACTGAGCTTGCTTTTTATCCTCGATAATTTCAAGATCGAGTTCGTCAAAAAGTTTTTGCATGACCATCATACCGCGCATCAGAGTCGCGGTGGAAGAAAATTTTCCTCTTTCAATATCCTGTTCCAAATTCAGTTCTTTAAGATTATTGGTGATTTTGATAAAAAGAGTCGGGGAACGGTCTATGAAATACTCCACTTCGACTTCAGTGCCGTCTCCGTATTTCACCGCGTTTTCTACGGCTTCCAAAACTCCAATACAAACATCGGTTACGATATCTTCCGGAGTTTCCTGGTTTTTGAGAAAAAATTCGAAACGACTTCGGACGTATTGCATCGGTTGATATGCAATCTTACCCAGCAGAATATAACAATCCTTAGATGGAAATTTTTTTCCTCGGATTTGATCGGGATGAATATGAAACTCTTTGGAATTGAAGTCGCTTCGTTTCGCGTAACCGGAATCTACGAAATTTTCCAGAATATTTTTTACGACAAAATTTTCAATGTCGGGCTCGT
The nucleotide sequence above comes from Leptospira weilii. Encoded proteins:
- a CDS encoding pectin acetylesterase-family hydrolase gives rise to the protein MKRWIIYLAAICLILVFTDCKKKDDDDKERMFLELIIADLLHNPYEKITPSAGTITVAGANYSNRAYNPSCSGSSGNTTFSFYRKKVSTSNKKLLINFMGGGACWSGYNCFGSNTTTYFNQLNSVPDLFVKFVFQGVMNANNSLNPFKDYDVVFIPYCTGDLHFGSKDMTYTDPNSGSQVVVQHRGYDNVLATLKYIQSEYPGVQNVFVTGQSAGGYGTLLNYPIVRETITGLNSSAKVNMLIDASNGVIPNGFFSNLSTQWGADSSLPTWVTGIAANYLTVGNPSIQDFFTKVSTYYIGLGDKTGQYTAVFDGNQRFFYKVMNIINAAPAYSNEKTTDPYDSSKTYSALFGDTDGSSVPDGTLASTDGSTCGWTQQAVTSMNGISGAAANYSYYIAPGDVHTITTSEDMYKLGSGGTNFITWLTTLSTGVKPGNAKCTTNGGDCVHSNFTKNTINLALSAVTSDQSYANNKNLATTCGTVVGL
- a CDS encoding rhomboid family intramembrane serine protease: MITILICLVTFGLSIWCFTSENKLDKFILTPYRLKRNKNYHTLLTSGFIHADWMHLIFNMISFYSFGKNLEMTVGPIKFLLFYLGTILITSVISWRKNLENPLYATLGASGGVCGVLFATILFYPNLSLYMMFIPIPIPGAIYAVLYLVYTYFSSKSGHSDGINHDAHLWGALCGIVFALLLEPEILGRVIRNISGS
- the uvrB gene encoding excinuclease ABC subunit UvrB, translated to MASIFKIHSAYEPAGDQIKAIENIATSFQKGAEKVTLVGVTGSGKTFTMAQVIQNLGLPTLVLSHNKTLAAQLFREFKEFFPENAVEYFVSYYDYYQPEAYVPSSDTFIEKDSSINEEIDKLRLRATSSLLEREDVVIVSSVSCIYGLGSPEEYTNSVVTLKVGDTIERDAVIRKLLHIQYNRNDIDFSRGNFRVRGDSIEIYPAYHTDGIRIEFFGDEIDSISRINPITAQTIFKLEKTYIYPAKHFITSGPKVKEAIENIKAELEAQALFFRKNDKLLEAERIISRTNYDMEMLQEMGYCNGIENYSRHLTGRKAGERPACLIDYFQGEFLLIVDESHVTIPQIGGMFAGDKARKQTLVDFGFRLPSALDNRPLNFEEFETLTPKTLYVSATPADYEMKKSSKIVEQIIRPTGLLDPIVEVRPTKNQIEDLLVEIRKRIDVGERVLITTLTKKMSEDLTDYYKEIGLKVAYLHSEVETLDRVAIIRDLRKGIYDVLIGINLLREGLDIPEVSLVAILDADKEGFLRNYKSLIQTVGRAARNVNGTAILYADKITDSMAKAIDETKRRRKIQEDHNLKFGITPLTIRKEVSDIIEREEKERTSEDLVLEDVEKKFNSKKFPNKEELKNKLREEMMKAAKELDFERAAILRDKMLSIQINDPSTEN
- a CDS encoding ATP-binding protein: MSFHLSRGEIEKQIQSMLSQGLTGTANDFFAWIRMKTLRKFKDEPDIENFVVKNILENFVDSGYAKRSDFNSKEFHIHPDQIRGKKFPSKDCYILLGKIAYQPMQYVRSRFEFFLKNQETPEDIVTDVCIGVLEAVENAVKYGDGTEVEVEYFIDRSPTLFIKITNNLKELNLEQDIERGKFSSTATLMRGMMVMQKLFDELDLEIIEDKKQAQFNAKKKLS